CAGCACGGCCTCCCCGAGCCGGCGCTTCGCCGTGAGACGTGCGACGCGCTCCTCGGCCACCACTGGCCCGGCAACGTGCGCGAGCTCAAGAACGCGCTCGAGCGCGGGCTGCTGCTCTCGCCGCCGGGTGTCTTGGAGCTCGACGAGCTGGTGCCTGAAGCCGGGCCCGCGTCGCCGGCGCCCGGCGGCCTCATCCCCTTCCCCGCACCGCTCGAGGTGATCACGAGGGCTGCCGTGCACGCCATGCTCGACTCTTGCGGCGGCAACCGGAGCGAGGCCGCCCGGCGTCTGCGCATCTCCAGACGCCGCCTCCGCAGGCTGCTGAGCGGGGAGACTGGCGGTACCTGAGCCAAAAGCCCGGGTCAGACCGGCCCAAGTGGTTCAGTAAGGCCCACCAGTCGCCGGGGGGAGTTGCGCGCGTCGTTTTGCCTCCCAAGGACTTGCGGGCCGGAGAACTCGGGCACGGTGTTTGCGGTCGAGTATCTACGAGTCCGAATCTCGTTCAAGGGGGGCAGTATGCGTAAACGGCTGGCAGTCACCATCGCCGCCGTGGCGCTGATCGCCGGGTGCACGGAGAGCACGGGACCTCCACGTGCGGCGCCGCCAAATTGGGCGGTTGCCGCTTCCTCCGGGGTGGAGCGCCACATCCTCAGGCAGGCCGCGACCGCACCGCCGCTCGAGACGTACGAGACGCGCGTCTGGGTCGTTCAGGGCCGGCGGACGAGAGTCCAGGTCGACTACGTCGGTGGCCGGAACTTCCTGCGTCTGGAGTTCCCCGCGGACGCGCTGTTCCAGCGGCCTGACGGGACGCGGTTCAAGGAAGGGGAGGGGATCGAGATTACGCTGACGATCGATCCCACGCGGTTGCTCCTGTACCTGGAGCCCAGCGGGTTGGTCTTCAGTGACGAGTCCCCGGCGCGGCTCAACATCTGGTACGGAAACGCCGACGCTGACCTGAACCGTGACGGACTGGTCGACGGAACCGACTCCACGATCGAGCAGAGCTACCTGGGCATGTGGTACCAGGCGAGTCCTGGGGAGCCGTGGGAGACGTGGCCTGAGGACCACATCAAGTACCAGAAGCGGTTCCGGACGGATCTGTATCATTTCTCTGGCTACGCGGTGTCCTGGTAACGGCAGGCTCATCTGTGAGGATGGACGTGCGTGAGTCACTTATGATCCTTCGCAAAGCCACGGAGTTCTCGGATACCGGCCAGCACGCGGCCGTCGTGGACTATCTCGCCGGGCTGCCCCCCAACGAGATCACCAGCTCGCCCACGCTGGCGCTGCTCTTCGGTATCGCGCTGGCACGGCTGGGCCGGCACGCGGAAGGTGCGCGCTGGGTCGATATCGCCCTCAAGCAGGCTCGGGAGCGCGGCGACCGGGCGATCGAGGCGCGCGCGCTCAACGTGCAGGGCGCGATCGCCCTCGAGGCCGGGCGCATTGACGAGGCCGCCACGTACTTCTCGCGGGTGCTCGAGGAGGCTACGCGGGACGCCGATCACGCCGCCGTCGGGCGCTGCTCGAACAACCTCGGCATCATCGCGAACCTCCGCGGGGACTACGGCCGCGCGATCGGCTCCTACACGATGGCGGTGGCGTCCTTCGAGCAGGTCGCCCTGCACCGGGGGGTCAGCGAGGCGCGCCACAACCTCGGGATCGCGTACCGCGACCAGGGCGATCTTGCCACGGCGCTCGCGACGGCCGAAGGCGCCGTGGAGGAGGCTGAGGTGGCAGGCGACCGCGCCCTTGCCGCGCAGACCCGCGCGGGCCGGGCGGAGGTCCGCATCCTGTCCGGCGAAGCGGAGCTCGGCCACCGCGAGGTGGAGCGCGCGCTCGCCATGCACCGTGAGCTCGGCGACACCGTGGGCGAGGCCGAGGACCTCAGGGTGTTTGCGCTGGCGCTCGCGGCGTTGGGCGATACGGAGCAGGCCGAGAGCACCCTGCGCGCGGTGACCGAGCGGGCCGAAGCTAGCGAGCGCCCGCTGCTCGCGGCCCAGGCGCGGCGCGACCTGGCTCACCTGCTCAAGCGCTTGGGGCGCGTCGCCGAGGCCAAGGACTTCGCTCTGACCGGGCGCGCGCAGTTCAGCCAGCTCGGTGCCGCGGCCGAGGTGCGCAAGTTGGACGAGCTGATCAGGCAGCTCGGCTAGGTTGTCCCGGCGCCCAGTTTGGCGCCCTTCGGAGGCAACGCGTCCCGCGTTCCAGCCCCTAACCGCCCACCCGTGTCTGCTGCGCCCTTTGGTCTTCCGGAAACGGGCCTGCTCGTGTATTCGTCCGTTGGACGCTGCGGCTTCACGACGACCGGAGCGACGATGTCCATGACCCGAATGATGCTTCGGCTCACGGCCCTAGGCCTTCCCGCGCTGGTCGGGGCGTGGGCGTGCGCGCGGGAGGCCGGGTGTCCTGACGGCTGGTGCGGCACGGCCGTGGTCGTGACGAGCGCCGAGCCGGACGTGCTGCTCCCGCCCGTGGCGAGCACCGACGTCGCGGTCGCGCTCAGCGACCTCGTCTTCGTCAAGCTGGCGGACGTGGGCGCAGACCTGGGCACGGTGGGCGACTCGGGGTTCGTCCCGGTGTTGGCTCGCTCGTGGCGCCGGGATGACTCGCTCACCGTCACGTTCTCGCTCCGGCCCGAGGCGCTCTGGCACGACGGGACGCCCGTGACCTCCGCCGACGTCGCCTTCACCTTCGACGTCTACCGTGACTCGCTGGTCGCCTCGCCCGCGCGTCCGCGGCTCGGGCGCATCGCCTCCGTCACCGCGAGCGACGCCCACACCGTGGTGGTCCGTTTCAGTGAGCGATACCCGGAGCAGCTCTTCGACGCCGTCTACCACATGCGCGTCCTGCCGAAGCACCTCCTAGACTCGGTGCCCCGTGGACGCCTGGCCTCGCATCCGTTCGGGCGAAACCCGGTGGGCGCTGGTCCGTTCCGCTTCGTGCGCTGGCGTCCGGGCGAGTCGGTGGAACTGGAGGGCGACGCCGCCTTCTTCGTCGCGCGCCCCGGCTTGCGCCGGATCGTCTGGCGGTTCATCCCCGTCCCCGCGATGACGCTCACGCAGCTCATCGCCGGGGAGGCGGACGTCCATGGCTCGGTGACCGGCCCGGACGACGTGCGTCGCGTGAGCGAGGCCGGCCACCTCAGCACCGTGCGCTATCCGACGCCGGTGTACGGTTTCGTCGGGTTCAACCTGAGCGACCCGCGCGCCGAGGCGCGGCCGCACGCGCTGTTCGCGGACCGCGAGCTGCGGCGGGCCCTTTCGATGGGGATCGATCGGGAGGCCCTCGTGCGTGCCACGCTCGGCGACCTCGGCGAGGTGCCGGTAGGCCCGGTGAGCCGGAGCCTGTGGATCTGGACCGACAGCGTCGAGCAGATCCGGTACGACTCGGCCGCGGCGCGCGCGCGGCTCGCCGAGCTCGGGTGGCGTGACACGAATGGCGACGGCGTGCTCGACCGCGGGGGCCGGCGGCTCGCATTCCGTCTCATCGTGCCGTCGTCGAGCGGGCTGCGGCGCCGCGCCGCGGTCGTGCTGCAGGACCAGTTCCGGCGGCTCGGTGTCGCGATGGAGATCGAGGAGCTGGAGTTCAACGCCTTCATGAGCCGGGCGCGGGCGGGGCGCTTCGATGCCTACTTCGGCGCCTGGGCGCAGGACCCGAGCCCGGCGTCGATCCGGGACACGTGGACGAGCGCGGGTATCGGCGCGTTCAACTACGGCGGCTACGCGAACCCTGAAGTGGACCGGCTCGTGGACGAGGCGCTCGCGGCGCCAGACCGGGCCGCGGCGCGCGTGCGCTGGCGGGAGGCCGTCTCACGCCTCAACGCGGACGCGCCCGCGATCTGGCTGTACGCGCCGGTCGCAGTGGCCGCCGTGCACCGGCGGTTCGAGGATGTCACGGTACGGCCCGACCAGTGGGCCGCGACGCTCTGGACCTGGCGCGTGCGGGCGTCGGAGCGGCTCGCGCGGGACTTGGTGGCGCAGCAGTAGCCGCTACTTGACGAGCTTCCGCCCGCGTGCGGCGGTGCCCGGACCGGCCTACAGCTTCACCTGTGCGATCGTCTCCTGCACCGCCTTGGCGGACTTGCCCAGCGCGACCCGCTCGGCGCTCGTCAACTCCACCTCGAGAATCTGCTCCAGCCCGCGCGCGCCTCGGCCACGCTGCTTGCGGCGGAAGCTCGCTGGGCGCAGCTTACGGCCCGTTTGTCTCCGCGCCCAACTCCGACGACCCGACAGGACACGCGCATGCGCACCCCCTTCGACATGAGCCTCATCCAGCGCGGCGCCCGGCTGCGCCGCACGCCGTTCTTCGAGGCCACCCAGCGCCACGGCGCCAAGGCCTACACGGTATACAACCACATGCTGTTCCCCATCTGCTTCGACGACCTCGAGGCGGAGTACTGGCACCTCATCAACCACGTCACGCTGTGGGACGTGAGCGTCGAGCGGCAGGTGGAAATCACCGGCCCCGACGCCTTCGCGTTCACCGATATGCTCACCCCTCGGGACCTCTCCCGGTGCGCCGTCGGCCAGGGGAAATACGTGGTCATCACCGCCGAGGACGGCGGCATCATCAACGACCCGGTGCTCCTGCGGCTGGGCGAGAACCACTTCTGGCTCGCGCTGGCCGAC
The nucleotide sequence above comes from Gemmatimonadales bacterium. Encoded proteins:
- a CDS encoding tetratricopeptide repeat protein, which encodes MILRKATEFSDTGQHAAVVDYLAGLPPNEITSSPTLALLFGIALARLGRHAEGARWVDIALKQARERGDRAIEARALNVQGAIALEAGRIDEAATYFSRVLEEATRDADHAAVGRCSNNLGIIANLRGDYGRAIGSYTMAVASFEQVALHRGVSEARHNLGIAYRDQGDLATALATAEGAVEEAEVAGDRALAAQTRAGRAEVRILSGEAELGHREVERALAMHRELGDTVGEAEDLRVFALALAALGDTEQAESTLRAVTERAEASERPLLAAQARRDLAHLLKRLGRVAEAKDFALTGRAQFSQLGAAAEVRKLDELIRQLG
- a CDS encoding ABC transporter substrate-binding protein, with protein sequence MTRMMLRLTALGLPALVGAWACAREAGCPDGWCGTAVVVTSAEPDVLLPPVASTDVAVALSDLVFVKLADVGADLGTVGDSGFVPVLARSWRRDDSLTVTFSLRPEALWHDGTPVTSADVAFTFDVYRDSLVASPARPRLGRIASVTASDAHTVVVRFSERYPEQLFDAVYHMRVLPKHLLDSVPRGRLASHPFGRNPVGAGPFRFVRWRPGESVELEGDAAFFVARPGLRRIVWRFIPVPAMTLTQLIAGEADVHGSVTGPDDVRRVSEAGHLSTVRYPTPVYGFVGFNLSDPRAEARPHALFADRELRRALSMGIDREALVRATLGDLGEVPVGPVSRSLWIWTDSVEQIRYDSAAARARLAELGWRDTNGDGVLDRGGRRLAFRLIVPSSSGLRRRAAVVLQDQFRRLGVAMEIEELEFNAFMSRARAGRFDAYFGAWAQDPSPASIRDTWTSAGIGAFNYGGYANPEVDRLVDEALAAPDRAAARVRWREAVSRLNADAPAIWLYAPVAVAAVHRRFEDVTVRPDQWAATLWTWRVRASERLARDLVAQQ